A window of the Henckelia pumila isolate YLH828 chromosome 3, ASM3356847v2, whole genome shotgun sequence genome harbors these coding sequences:
- the LOC140893519 gene encoding inositol hexakisphosphate and diphosphoinositol-pentakisphosphate kinase VIP2-like isoform X1 — protein MEWEKDDIQEKITIGVCVMEKKAFSAPMMQILERLKGFGEFKIVYFGDKVIVEDPIESWPICDCLIGFYSTGYPLERAEAYAALRKPFSVNELGSQHLLHDRRKVYERLEMYGIPVPRYALVNREYPYQELDYFVEEEDFVEVHGNRFWKPFVEKPVEGDNHSVMIYYPSSAGGGMKALFRKVGNRSSEFHPEVRRVRREGSYIYEEFLPTGGTDVKVYTVGPEYAHAEARKSPVVDGVVMRNPDGKEVRYPVLLTPAEKQIARDVCIAFRQAVCGFDLLRCEGRSYVCDVNGWSFVKNSYKYYDDATCVLRKIILDAKAPHLSTTIPPILPWMVHQPVHPSEGLPRHGSGIIGNFGQSEELRCVIAIIRHGDRTPKQKVKLKVTEEKLLNLMLKYSGGRPRAETKMKSAVQLQDLLDATRALVPRARTGRESDSEAEDIEHAEKLRQVKAVLEEGGHFSGIYRKVQLKPLKWEKVTKSNGEVEERPTEALMVLKYGGVLTHAGRKQADELGRYFRNNMYPGEGTGLLRLHSTYRHDLKIYSSDEGRVQMSAAAFAKGLLDLEGPLTPILVSLVSKDSSMLDGLENASIEMDEAKARLNEIITSEAKIVHDNYSEEPWMTDGAGLTPKASELLAKLVKLTKKVTEQVRLLASDEDEKLVETSLYNVICPYDQAKALGKTNIDVDRIAAGLPCGSEGFLLMYARWRKLERDLYNERKDRFDITQIPDVYDSCKYDLLHNAHLNLEGLDELFKVAQLLADGVIPNEYGINPRQKLKIGSKIARRLLGKILIDLRNTREEAIGVTELKSNQDLNSETPRAAKEDTDHNFKLHGTMESTRRSSFNSDRSMDQDDDDDKETKYRLDPKYANVRTPERHVRTRLYFTSESHIHSVMNVLRYCNLDESLQGEPSLVCDSALDRLYKTKELDYMSYIVLRMFEDTEVALEDPKRFRMEMTFSRGADLSPLERKDTKASTLHLDHTLPIMGPERLQDLRSYLTLEMMEKMIRPFAMPAEDFPPPSIPHGFTGYFSKSSGVLERLVNLWPFHKHGSNAAKKASKQSTKNQAEEISKK, from the exons ATGGAGTGGGAGAAGGATGATATTCAGGAGAAAATAACTATAGGAGTTTGTGTTATGGAGAAGAAG GCTTTTTCTGCCCCTATGATGCAAATATTAGAAAGATTGAAGGGATTTGGAGAATTCAAG ATTGTGTATTTTGGTGACAAGGTTATTGTTGAAGATCCTATTGAGAG CTGGCCTATATGTGATTGCTTGATAGGCTTCTATTCGACTGGGTATCCCCTGGAGAGGGCAGAAGCATATGCAGCATTACGAAA GCCTTTCTCTGTAAATGAATTGGGGTCGCAACACCTTCTTCACGATCGGAGGAAAGTGTATGAG CGGCTTGAAATGTATGGGATACCTGTTCCAAGATATGCCTTAGTTAACAGGGAATATCCTTATCAAGAGCTGGATTATTTTGTCGAAGAGGAAGATTTTGTTGAGGTCCACGGGAATAGATTCTGGAAGCCTTTTGTAGAGAAGCCTGTTGAAG GTGACAATCACAGTGTAATGATATATTATCCGAGCTCAGCTGGTGGAGGAATGAAAGCACTGTTTCGGAAG GTTGGTAACCGCTCGAGTGAATTTCATCCAGAGGTCAGAAGAGTGAGACGTGAAGGGTCTTACATATATGAGGAATTTCTCCCCACCGGAGGAACAGATGTGAAG GTGTACACGGTGGGCCCTGAATATGCGCATGCCGAGGCAAGAAAGTCTCCAGTGGTTGATGGTGTTGTTATGAGAAATCCTGATGGTAAAGAA GTCAGATATCCCGTTTTACTTACTCCCGCTGAGAAACAAATAGCAAGAGACGTCTGCATCGCATTTAGGCAAGCG GTTTGTGGCTTTGATCTTTTGCGATGCGAAGGGCGTTCTTATGTTTGCGATGTTAATGGATGGAGCTTCGTTAAGAACTCCTACAA ATACTATGATGACGCTACTTGTGTGTTGAGGAAGATAATTCTTGATGCAAAAGCCCCACACCTTTCTACAACAATTCCTCCAATTCTACCATGGATGGTCCATCAACCAGTTCACCCATCTGAAGGACTACCGCGTCATGGGAGTGGGATAATTGGCAACTTTGGGCAATCTGAAGAGCTACGATGTGTGATAGCAATCATTCGTCA TGGCGACAGAACTCCGAAGCAGAAAGTGAAGCTGAAAGTTACTGAGGAAAAACTTCTAAATCTAATGTTAAAATATAGTGGTGGAAGACCTAGAGCGGAG ACAAAGATGAAAAGTGCTGTTCAATTACAAGATCTTTTAGATGCCACGCGAGCTTTGGTACCTCGTGCTAG AACCGGTAGAGAAAGTGATAGTGAAGCAGAGGACATTGAGCATGCAGAAAAACTACGCCAAGTGAAAGCAGTGCTTGAGGAG GGAGGGCACTTTTCTGGCATTTATAGGAAGGTTCAACTCAAGCCATTAAAGTGGGAGAAAGTTACAAAAAGTAATGGTGAAGTGGAAGAACGGCCTACCGAAGCCCTGATGGTTCTAAAATATGGTGGTGTTCTCACTCATGCTGGAAGGAAACag GCTGATGAATTGGGCAGATACTTTCGGAACAATATGTATCCTG GTGAAGGTACTGGCTTACTCCGTCTTCATAGCACATATCGTCACGACTTAAAGATTTATAGCTCAGATGAGGGTCGTGTGCAG ATGTCAGCAGCTGCGTTTGCTAAAGGACTTCTTGATTTAGAAGGACCATTAACGCCTATCTTG GTTTCACTTGTAAGCAAGGATTCATCAATGTTGGATGGACTTGAAAATGCAAGTATTGAGATGGATGAAGCTAAG GCCAGGTTGAATGAGATTATAACGTCTGAAGCAAAAATTGTTCATGATAACTATTCAGAAGAACCTTGGATGACCGATGGGGCAGGACTTACTCCAAAAGCATCTGAACTTCTAGCCAAATTG GTGAAATTGACAAAGAAGGTTACTGAACAAGTAAGGCTTCTAGCCAGTGATGAAGATGAGAAACTCGTTGAAACAAGCTTGTATAATGTGATTTGTCCATATGATCAAGCCAAGGCTCTAGGTAAGACAAATATAGATGTTGATCGTATTGCTGCAGGGTTGCCTTGTGGCAGCGAGGGATTTCTTCTCATGTATGCTCGGTGGAGGAAACTTGAAAGAGATTTGTATAATGAACGCAAAGA TCGGTTCGATATAACACAAATTCCAGATGTTTATGACTCGTGCAA ATATGATCTCCTGCACAATGCGCATCTAAATCTAGAAGGATTAGATGAACTGTTCAAAGTAGCTCAg TTACTTGCTGATGGTGTTATTCCAAACGAATATGGAATCAATCCGAGACAAAAACTGAAGATTGGATCCAAG ATAGCTCGTCGATTGCTTGGAAAAATTTTGATCGATCTGAGAAACACTCGTGAAGAAGCAATTGGTGTTACTGAATTGAAAAGTAATCAAGACCTGAATTCAGAAACCCCTAGAGCTGCGAAAGAAGACACAGATCATAATTTCAAGTTGCACGGTACGATGGAAAGTACGAGGAGGTCTAGTTTTAACAGTGACAGGTCCATGGATCAAGACGACGATGATGACAAAGAAACTAAATACCGTTTAGATCCGAA ATATGCAAATGTGAGAACACCTGAACGTCATGTACGGACACGCCTGTACTTTACATCA GAATCTCACATCCATTCAGTGATGAATGTTCTTCGATATTGCAATCTCGATGAATCTCTTCAAGGAGAACCCAGTCTTGTTTGTGATTCTGCTTTGGACCGCTTGTACAAGACGAAAGAGCTTGATTACATGAGTTATATTGTACTGAGGATGTTTGAGGATACGGAG GTGGCATTAGAAGATCCCAAAAGAttccgcatggagatgacttttagTCGTGGCGCTGATCTGTCTCCTTTAGAG AGAAAAGATACCAAGGCATCTACATTGCACCTGGATCATACATTGCCAATAATGGGTCCCGAGAGGCTGCAAGACTTGAGATCATACTTGACACTAGAGATGATGGAGAAGATGATTCGTCCATTCGCTATGCCAGCCGAAGATTTCCCTCCACCCTCAATTCCTCATGGTTTTACAGGCTATTTCTCCAAAAGCTCCGGTGTTTTAGAACGCCTGGTCAATCTGTGGCCATTTCACAAGCATGGAAGCAATGCTGCGAA AAAAGCTTCGAAGCAATCCACAAAGAATCAAGCTgaagaaatttccaaaaaatga
- the LOC140893519 gene encoding inositol hexakisphosphate and diphosphoinositol-pentakisphosphate kinase VIP2-like isoform X2, whose amino-acid sequence MEWEKDDIQEKITIGVCVMEKKAFSAPMMQILERLKGFGEFKIVYFGDKVIVEDPIESWPICDCLIGFYSTGYPLERAEAYAALRKPFSVNELGSQHLLHDRRKVYERLEMYGIPVPRYALVNREYPYQELDYFVEEEDFVEVHGNRFWKPFVEKPVEGDNHSVMIYYPSSAGGGMKALFRKVGNRSSEFHPEVRRVRREGSYIYEEFLPTGGTDVKVYTVGPEYAHAEARKSPVVDGVVMRNPDGKEVRYPVLLTPAEKQIARDVCIAFRQAVCGFDLLRCEGRSYVCDVNGWSFVKNSYKYYDDATCVLRKIILDAKAPHLSTTIPPILPWMVHQPVHPSEGLPRHGSGIIGNFGQSEELRCVIAIIRHGDRTPKQKVKLKVTEEKLLNLMLKYSGGRPRAETKMKSAVQLQDLLDATRALVPRARTGRESDSEAEDIEHAEKLRQVKAVLEEGGHFSGIYRKVQLKPLKWEKVTKSNGEVEERPTEALMVLKYGGVLTHAGRKQADELGRYFRNNMYPGEGTGLLRLHSTYRHDLKIYSSDEGRVQMSAAAFAKGLLDLEGPLTPILVSLVSKDSSMLDGLENASIEMDEAKARLNEIITSEAKIVHDNYSEEPWMTDGAGLTPKASELLAKLVKLTKKVTEQVRLLASDEDEKLVETSLYNVICPYDQAKALGKTNIDVDRIAAGLPCGSEGFLLMYARWRKLERDLYNERKDRFDITQIPDVYDSCKYDLLHNAHLNLEGLDELFKVAQLLADGVIPNEYGINPRQKLKIGSKIARRLLGKILIDLRNTREEAIGVTELKSNQDLNSETPRAAKEDTDHNFKLHGTMESTRRSSFNSDRSMDQDDDDDKETKYRLDPKYANVRTPERHVRTRLYFTSESHIHSVMNVLRYCNLDESLQGEPSLVCDSALDRLYKTKELDYMSYIVLRMFEDTEVALEDPKRFRMEMTFSRGADLSPLERKDTKASTLHLDHTLPIMGPERLQDLRSYLTLEMMEKMIRPFAMPAEDFPPPSIPHGFTGYFSKSSGVLERLVNLWPFHKHGSNAANFEAIHKESS is encoded by the exons ATGGAGTGGGAGAAGGATGATATTCAGGAGAAAATAACTATAGGAGTTTGTGTTATGGAGAAGAAG GCTTTTTCTGCCCCTATGATGCAAATATTAGAAAGATTGAAGGGATTTGGAGAATTCAAG ATTGTGTATTTTGGTGACAAGGTTATTGTTGAAGATCCTATTGAGAG CTGGCCTATATGTGATTGCTTGATAGGCTTCTATTCGACTGGGTATCCCCTGGAGAGGGCAGAAGCATATGCAGCATTACGAAA GCCTTTCTCTGTAAATGAATTGGGGTCGCAACACCTTCTTCACGATCGGAGGAAAGTGTATGAG CGGCTTGAAATGTATGGGATACCTGTTCCAAGATATGCCTTAGTTAACAGGGAATATCCTTATCAAGAGCTGGATTATTTTGTCGAAGAGGAAGATTTTGTTGAGGTCCACGGGAATAGATTCTGGAAGCCTTTTGTAGAGAAGCCTGTTGAAG GTGACAATCACAGTGTAATGATATATTATCCGAGCTCAGCTGGTGGAGGAATGAAAGCACTGTTTCGGAAG GTTGGTAACCGCTCGAGTGAATTTCATCCAGAGGTCAGAAGAGTGAGACGTGAAGGGTCTTACATATATGAGGAATTTCTCCCCACCGGAGGAACAGATGTGAAG GTGTACACGGTGGGCCCTGAATATGCGCATGCCGAGGCAAGAAAGTCTCCAGTGGTTGATGGTGTTGTTATGAGAAATCCTGATGGTAAAGAA GTCAGATATCCCGTTTTACTTACTCCCGCTGAGAAACAAATAGCAAGAGACGTCTGCATCGCATTTAGGCAAGCG GTTTGTGGCTTTGATCTTTTGCGATGCGAAGGGCGTTCTTATGTTTGCGATGTTAATGGATGGAGCTTCGTTAAGAACTCCTACAA ATACTATGATGACGCTACTTGTGTGTTGAGGAAGATAATTCTTGATGCAAAAGCCCCACACCTTTCTACAACAATTCCTCCAATTCTACCATGGATGGTCCATCAACCAGTTCACCCATCTGAAGGACTACCGCGTCATGGGAGTGGGATAATTGGCAACTTTGGGCAATCTGAAGAGCTACGATGTGTGATAGCAATCATTCGTCA TGGCGACAGAACTCCGAAGCAGAAAGTGAAGCTGAAAGTTACTGAGGAAAAACTTCTAAATCTAATGTTAAAATATAGTGGTGGAAGACCTAGAGCGGAG ACAAAGATGAAAAGTGCTGTTCAATTACAAGATCTTTTAGATGCCACGCGAGCTTTGGTACCTCGTGCTAG AACCGGTAGAGAAAGTGATAGTGAAGCAGAGGACATTGAGCATGCAGAAAAACTACGCCAAGTGAAAGCAGTGCTTGAGGAG GGAGGGCACTTTTCTGGCATTTATAGGAAGGTTCAACTCAAGCCATTAAAGTGGGAGAAAGTTACAAAAAGTAATGGTGAAGTGGAAGAACGGCCTACCGAAGCCCTGATGGTTCTAAAATATGGTGGTGTTCTCACTCATGCTGGAAGGAAACag GCTGATGAATTGGGCAGATACTTTCGGAACAATATGTATCCTG GTGAAGGTACTGGCTTACTCCGTCTTCATAGCACATATCGTCACGACTTAAAGATTTATAGCTCAGATGAGGGTCGTGTGCAG ATGTCAGCAGCTGCGTTTGCTAAAGGACTTCTTGATTTAGAAGGACCATTAACGCCTATCTTG GTTTCACTTGTAAGCAAGGATTCATCAATGTTGGATGGACTTGAAAATGCAAGTATTGAGATGGATGAAGCTAAG GCCAGGTTGAATGAGATTATAACGTCTGAAGCAAAAATTGTTCATGATAACTATTCAGAAGAACCTTGGATGACCGATGGGGCAGGACTTACTCCAAAAGCATCTGAACTTCTAGCCAAATTG GTGAAATTGACAAAGAAGGTTACTGAACAAGTAAGGCTTCTAGCCAGTGATGAAGATGAGAAACTCGTTGAAACAAGCTTGTATAATGTGATTTGTCCATATGATCAAGCCAAGGCTCTAGGTAAGACAAATATAGATGTTGATCGTATTGCTGCAGGGTTGCCTTGTGGCAGCGAGGGATTTCTTCTCATGTATGCTCGGTGGAGGAAACTTGAAAGAGATTTGTATAATGAACGCAAAGA TCGGTTCGATATAACACAAATTCCAGATGTTTATGACTCGTGCAA ATATGATCTCCTGCACAATGCGCATCTAAATCTAGAAGGATTAGATGAACTGTTCAAAGTAGCTCAg TTACTTGCTGATGGTGTTATTCCAAACGAATATGGAATCAATCCGAGACAAAAACTGAAGATTGGATCCAAG ATAGCTCGTCGATTGCTTGGAAAAATTTTGATCGATCTGAGAAACACTCGTGAAGAAGCAATTGGTGTTACTGAATTGAAAAGTAATCAAGACCTGAATTCAGAAACCCCTAGAGCTGCGAAAGAAGACACAGATCATAATTTCAAGTTGCACGGTACGATGGAAAGTACGAGGAGGTCTAGTTTTAACAGTGACAGGTCCATGGATCAAGACGACGATGATGACAAAGAAACTAAATACCGTTTAGATCCGAA ATATGCAAATGTGAGAACACCTGAACGTCATGTACGGACACGCCTGTACTTTACATCA GAATCTCACATCCATTCAGTGATGAATGTTCTTCGATATTGCAATCTCGATGAATCTCTTCAAGGAGAACCCAGTCTTGTTTGTGATTCTGCTTTGGACCGCTTGTACAAGACGAAAGAGCTTGATTACATGAGTTATATTGTACTGAGGATGTTTGAGGATACGGAG GTGGCATTAGAAGATCCCAAAAGAttccgcatggagatgacttttagTCGTGGCGCTGATCTGTCTCCTTTAGAG AGAAAAGATACCAAGGCATCTACATTGCACCTGGATCATACATTGCCAATAATGGGTCCCGAGAGGCTGCAAGACTTGAGATCATACTTGACACTAGAGATGATGGAGAAGATGATTCGTCCATTCGCTATGCCAGCCGAAGATTTCCCTCCACCCTCAATTCCTCATGGTTTTACAGGCTATTTCTCCAAAAGCTCCGGTGTTTTAGAACGCCTGGTCAATCTGTGGCCATTTCACAAGCATGGAAGCAATGCTGCGAA CTTCGAAGCAATCCACAAAGAATCAAGCTga
- the LOC140893519 gene encoding inositol hexakisphosphate and diphosphoinositol-pentakisphosphate kinase VIP2-like isoform X3, which translates to MYGIPVPRYALVNREYPYQELDYFVEEEDFVEVHGNRFWKPFVEKPVEGDNHSVMIYYPSSAGGGMKALFRKVGNRSSEFHPEVRRVRREGSYIYEEFLPTGGTDVKVYTVGPEYAHAEARKSPVVDGVVMRNPDGKEVRYPVLLTPAEKQIARDVCIAFRQAVCGFDLLRCEGRSYVCDVNGWSFVKNSYKYYDDATCVLRKIILDAKAPHLSTTIPPILPWMVHQPVHPSEGLPRHGSGIIGNFGQSEELRCVIAIIRHGDRTPKQKVKLKVTEEKLLNLMLKYSGGRPRAETKMKSAVQLQDLLDATRALVPRARTGRESDSEAEDIEHAEKLRQVKAVLEEGGHFSGIYRKVQLKPLKWEKVTKSNGEVEERPTEALMVLKYGGVLTHAGRKQADELGRYFRNNMYPGEGTGLLRLHSTYRHDLKIYSSDEGRVQMSAAAFAKGLLDLEGPLTPILVSLVSKDSSMLDGLENASIEMDEAKARLNEIITSEAKIVHDNYSEEPWMTDGAGLTPKASELLAKLVKLTKKVTEQVRLLASDEDEKLVETSLYNVICPYDQAKALGKTNIDVDRIAAGLPCGSEGFLLMYARWRKLERDLYNERKDRFDITQIPDVYDSCKYDLLHNAHLNLEGLDELFKVAQLLADGVIPNEYGINPRQKLKIGSKIARRLLGKILIDLRNTREEAIGVTELKSNQDLNSETPRAAKEDTDHNFKLHGTMESTRRSSFNSDRSMDQDDDDDKETKYRLDPKYANVRTPERHVRTRLYFTSESHIHSVMNVLRYCNLDESLQGEPSLVCDSALDRLYKTKELDYMSYIVLRMFEDTEVALEDPKRFRMEMTFSRGADLSPLERKDTKASTLHLDHTLPIMGPERLQDLRSYLTLEMMEKMIRPFAMPAEDFPPPSIPHGFTGYFSKSSGVLERLVNLWPFHKHGSNAAKKASKQSTKNQAEEISKK; encoded by the exons ATGTATGGGATACCTGTTCCAAGATATGCCTTAGTTAACAGGGAATATCCTTATCAAGAGCTGGATTATTTTGTCGAAGAGGAAGATTTTGTTGAGGTCCACGGGAATAGATTCTGGAAGCCTTTTGTAGAGAAGCCTGTTGAAG GTGACAATCACAGTGTAATGATATATTATCCGAGCTCAGCTGGTGGAGGAATGAAAGCACTGTTTCGGAAG GTTGGTAACCGCTCGAGTGAATTTCATCCAGAGGTCAGAAGAGTGAGACGTGAAGGGTCTTACATATATGAGGAATTTCTCCCCACCGGAGGAACAGATGTGAAG GTGTACACGGTGGGCCCTGAATATGCGCATGCCGAGGCAAGAAAGTCTCCAGTGGTTGATGGTGTTGTTATGAGAAATCCTGATGGTAAAGAA GTCAGATATCCCGTTTTACTTACTCCCGCTGAGAAACAAATAGCAAGAGACGTCTGCATCGCATTTAGGCAAGCG GTTTGTGGCTTTGATCTTTTGCGATGCGAAGGGCGTTCTTATGTTTGCGATGTTAATGGATGGAGCTTCGTTAAGAACTCCTACAA ATACTATGATGACGCTACTTGTGTGTTGAGGAAGATAATTCTTGATGCAAAAGCCCCACACCTTTCTACAACAATTCCTCCAATTCTACCATGGATGGTCCATCAACCAGTTCACCCATCTGAAGGACTACCGCGTCATGGGAGTGGGATAATTGGCAACTTTGGGCAATCTGAAGAGCTACGATGTGTGATAGCAATCATTCGTCA TGGCGACAGAACTCCGAAGCAGAAAGTGAAGCTGAAAGTTACTGAGGAAAAACTTCTAAATCTAATGTTAAAATATAGTGGTGGAAGACCTAGAGCGGAG ACAAAGATGAAAAGTGCTGTTCAATTACAAGATCTTTTAGATGCCACGCGAGCTTTGGTACCTCGTGCTAG AACCGGTAGAGAAAGTGATAGTGAAGCAGAGGACATTGAGCATGCAGAAAAACTACGCCAAGTGAAAGCAGTGCTTGAGGAG GGAGGGCACTTTTCTGGCATTTATAGGAAGGTTCAACTCAAGCCATTAAAGTGGGAGAAAGTTACAAAAAGTAATGGTGAAGTGGAAGAACGGCCTACCGAAGCCCTGATGGTTCTAAAATATGGTGGTGTTCTCACTCATGCTGGAAGGAAACag GCTGATGAATTGGGCAGATACTTTCGGAACAATATGTATCCTG GTGAAGGTACTGGCTTACTCCGTCTTCATAGCACATATCGTCACGACTTAAAGATTTATAGCTCAGATGAGGGTCGTGTGCAG ATGTCAGCAGCTGCGTTTGCTAAAGGACTTCTTGATTTAGAAGGACCATTAACGCCTATCTTG GTTTCACTTGTAAGCAAGGATTCATCAATGTTGGATGGACTTGAAAATGCAAGTATTGAGATGGATGAAGCTAAG GCCAGGTTGAATGAGATTATAACGTCTGAAGCAAAAATTGTTCATGATAACTATTCAGAAGAACCTTGGATGACCGATGGGGCAGGACTTACTCCAAAAGCATCTGAACTTCTAGCCAAATTG GTGAAATTGACAAAGAAGGTTACTGAACAAGTAAGGCTTCTAGCCAGTGATGAAGATGAGAAACTCGTTGAAACAAGCTTGTATAATGTGATTTGTCCATATGATCAAGCCAAGGCTCTAGGTAAGACAAATATAGATGTTGATCGTATTGCTGCAGGGTTGCCTTGTGGCAGCGAGGGATTTCTTCTCATGTATGCTCGGTGGAGGAAACTTGAAAGAGATTTGTATAATGAACGCAAAGA TCGGTTCGATATAACACAAATTCCAGATGTTTATGACTCGTGCAA ATATGATCTCCTGCACAATGCGCATCTAAATCTAGAAGGATTAGATGAACTGTTCAAAGTAGCTCAg TTACTTGCTGATGGTGTTATTCCAAACGAATATGGAATCAATCCGAGACAAAAACTGAAGATTGGATCCAAG ATAGCTCGTCGATTGCTTGGAAAAATTTTGATCGATCTGAGAAACACTCGTGAAGAAGCAATTGGTGTTACTGAATTGAAAAGTAATCAAGACCTGAATTCAGAAACCCCTAGAGCTGCGAAAGAAGACACAGATCATAATTTCAAGTTGCACGGTACGATGGAAAGTACGAGGAGGTCTAGTTTTAACAGTGACAGGTCCATGGATCAAGACGACGATGATGACAAAGAAACTAAATACCGTTTAGATCCGAA ATATGCAAATGTGAGAACACCTGAACGTCATGTACGGACACGCCTGTACTTTACATCA GAATCTCACATCCATTCAGTGATGAATGTTCTTCGATATTGCAATCTCGATGAATCTCTTCAAGGAGAACCCAGTCTTGTTTGTGATTCTGCTTTGGACCGCTTGTACAAGACGAAAGAGCTTGATTACATGAGTTATATTGTACTGAGGATGTTTGAGGATACGGAG GTGGCATTAGAAGATCCCAAAAGAttccgcatggagatgacttttagTCGTGGCGCTGATCTGTCTCCTTTAGAG AGAAAAGATACCAAGGCATCTACATTGCACCTGGATCATACATTGCCAATAATGGGTCCCGAGAGGCTGCAAGACTTGAGATCATACTTGACACTAGAGATGATGGAGAAGATGATTCGTCCATTCGCTATGCCAGCCGAAGATTTCCCTCCACCCTCAATTCCTCATGGTTTTACAGGCTATTTCTCCAAAAGCTCCGGTGTTTTAGAACGCCTGGTCAATCTGTGGCCATTTCACAAGCATGGAAGCAATGCTGCGAA AAAAGCTTCGAAGCAATCCACAAAGAATCAAGCTgaagaaatttccaaaaaatga